A genomic region of Helicoverpa zea isolate HzStark_Cry1AcR chromosome 8, ilHelZeax1.1, whole genome shotgun sequence contains the following coding sequences:
- the LOC124632683 gene encoding organic cation transporter protein-like — translation MTEAKEVFLEKVSIKEEDVVLEKILSRFRLFGPYYLRLMPLLIFACMSNALYCMNYVFAAGIVDYRCKYPECEHTSTWTPSALNLTRDTCQKYQLIGINGTCSVQSYNMSTIGRCGEFVYGEPNSFVADFQLGCQDWKRAMVGTVHSIGYMFGLLLLGPISDKVGRKKLIVFTGVTGALMGLARSVTVSYWTYVVFELIEAMLGDAYSPNYMLGVEMVAKENRAIFAPIMIGSMSVGGILMALIAWLIPYWRHFLRVIYAPALIFIFYAFFLDESVRWLLIKGRKKEAKNVLRKAAKISNVYIEESTLDKIDCRRADDNDNLVTLLKTTVTSRTLLLRFLACACAWITATFNKYGLLINSVSLEGNKYINYALTSFADLPASILLMFILIKFKRKIPLIFSFLLTGSFCIVQSIIPKGYPIISTSLFFGGKFMSAIASGTIYLYTTELFPTYTRNTMHALCSSIGRIGSILAPQTTLLLPYWSGFPSLIIGGLSLTTALVVTMMPDTAEDVLPDTVQQAEALGTRRNGA, via the exons ATGACAGAAGCAAAAGAAGTATTTTTGGAGAAGGTATCTATAAAAGAAGAAGATGTAGTTCTAGAGAAGATATTATCTAGATTCCGGCTGTTTGGACCTTATTACTTGAGGCTTATGCCCCTGTTGATCTTCGCGTGTATGTCCAACGCACTGTATTGTATGAACTATGTCTTTGCTGCTGGTATTGTGGATTATCG ttGCAAATACCCAGAATGTGAACACACCTCTACATGGACACCTTCAGCTCTCAACCTGACACGGGACACGTGTCAAAAGTACCAGCTCATAGGAATAAACGGCACGTGCTCAGTACAGAGTTACAATATGTCCACTATCGGAAGATGTGGGGAATTTGTGTATGGAGAGCCGAATAGTTTTGTTGCTGAT TTCCAGCTTGGATGTCAAGATTGGAAACGCGCAATGGTTGGGACAGTCCACAGCATTGGTTACATGTTTGGACTTCTACTCTTAGGTCCCATTTCTGACAA AGTAGGCAGAAAGAAGCTGATAGTGTTTACCGGAGTGACCGGAGCTCTGATGGGTCTCGCTAGAAGTGTCACCGTGTCTTACTGGACTTATGTGGTGTTTGAGCTGATTGAAGCTATGCTCGGAGACGCTTATTCTCCTAATTATATGCTAG GAGTAGAAATGGTAGCCAAAGAAAACCGAGCAATATTCGCTCCAATAATGATAGGATCAATGTCTGTTGGAGGAATACTCATGGCACTGATAGCCTGGCTAATACCATACTGGCGGCACTTCCTAAGAGTCATCTATGCACCAGCTCTCATCTTCATCTTCTACGCTTTCTTCCTCGACGAAAGCGTCAGATGGCTTCTAATTAAAGGCAGGAAGAAAGAAGCAAAGAACGTCTTACGCAAAGCAGCAAAAATCAGCAATGTGTATATTGAAGAATCGACATTGGACAAAATTGATTGCCGAAGGGCTGATGATAATGACAATTTAGTAACCCTTCTGAAGACGACTGTCACTTCAAGGACTTTGTTGTTAAGATTCTTAGCTTGTGCTTGTGCCTGGATTACGGCTACCTTCAACAAATATGGTCTTCTAATAAATTCCGTCTCTTTGGAAGGGAATAAGTACATCAATTACGCCTTGACGTCTTTCGCTGATCTTCCTGCTAGTATCCtattaatgtttatattaataaagttCAAAAGGAAAATCCCGCTAATATTTTCCTTTCTCTTGACTGGATCGTTTTGTATCGTCCAGTCGATTATACCTAAAG GCTACCCTATAATTTCCACATCACTGTTCTTCGGCGGCAAGTTCATGTCGGCCATAGCATCTGGCACCATCTACCTCTACACCACTGAGCTATTCCCCACTTATACGAGGAACACCATGCACGCTCTCTGTTCTTCTATTGGGAGGATTGGGTCTATACTGGCTCCTCAGACTACTTTGTTG CTACCCTACTGGTCTGGCTTCCCATCCCTCATCATCGGAGGGCTATCCCTGACTACAGCACTAGTTGTGACGATGATGCCTGACACTGCTGAAGATGTGCTACCTGACACCGTGCAGCAAGCTGAAGCTTTGGGTACCAGACGTAATGGAGCTTAA
- the LOC124632520 gene encoding organic cation transporter protein-like, producing MRSIKEVDSSKDDGKVFDKVKCKEKDQHNIVEDKFKATVVVPKKDEVDLESVLRELKIYGRYHIFMFLIGALTSLSMWHSTNYVFAVENVGYRCKYPNCGYTELSQLEQNSSLDYKCHKYRLYDDDGSCGEDNFDVSNATSCDEWVYDRPDSFVAEFNLGCEDWKRTLIGTMHSVGYMIGLFLIGPASDKFGRKSVIIFTSVVGAAIGLSKSLVYSYWLYVVLETLEPLLGDCYSATFTISVETVTKEYRPFIMFVLNLFSTLGGISVATIAWLAPNWRIFVIAIYAPGLLFILYIFWMDESLRWLLNKGKKDEVGDVFRQAAKTNNIIIDESKLSNLKCEDDNTNISWAASLKMTVSSKKLLLRFLCCICMWFTALFNCYALIINSVSLKGNKYLNYGLTVLSGIPASFAILYLLTKFRRKNPLVFAFLMTGTCCMAHSLVPTDYGWLSILLYVSGTFFSSISMRIVYVYTSELFPTYTRNTMHALCSALGRVSAIIAPQTPLLMQYWPGLPSMIMGILSILTACVVTLLPDTSDEVLPDNVGQAEAVGKKEKQDLCRKMEKRSFDFCSKL from the exons ATGAGATCAATAAAAGAAGTTGACAGCTCAAAAGATGATGGAAAAGTATTTGATAaagtaaaatgtaaagaaaaagaTCAACATAATATAGTAGAAGATAAATTTAAGGCAACAGTTGTGGTTCCAAAGAAGGATGAAGTGGATTTAGAAAGTGTGTTacgtgaattaaaaatatacggACGCtaccatatttttatgtttttgattgGAGCCCTAACTTCTCTTAGTATGTGGCATAGTACAAATTATGTGTTTGCTGTTGAAAATGTTGGTTACAG ATGTAAATACCCAAACTGCGGTTACACAGAGCTTTCGCAATTAGAACAAAATTCAAGTCTTGACTACAAATGTCACAAATATAGACTGTATGATGACGATGGTTCTTGTGGAGAAGATAATTTCGATGTATCTAATGCAACATCTTGCGATGAATGGGTTTATGATAGACCTGACAGTTTTGTGGCTGAG TTTAACCTTGGATGTGAAGACTGGAAGAGGACTCTCATTGGAACAATGCATAGCGTAGGATATATGATAGGACTGTTTCTAATCGGCCCCGCATCAGACAA ATTTGGTAGAAAAAGCGTTATAATCTTCACATCAGTGGTCGGTGCTGCGATTGGTTTATCCAAAAGTTTGGTGTACTCCTACTGGTTATATGTCGTTCTTGAAACACTTGAACCTTTACTGGGAGACTGCTACTCCGCTACATTTACTATAT CTGTAGAAACTGTTACAAAAGAATATCGCCCCTTCATAATGTTTGTGCTCAACTTATTCTCAACTTTGGGAGGAATCTCTGTAGCTACCATAGCATGGCTTGCACCAAATTGGAGAATATTCGTCATAGCAATATATGCTCCTGGTCTTTTGTTCATACTTTATATATTCTGGATGGACGAAAGCCTGAGGTGGTTATTAAACAAAGGCAAGAAAGATGAAGTTGGTGACGTATTCAGGCAAGCGGCAAAAAccaacaatataataatagatGAAAGCAAATTATCGAACTTGAAATGTGAAGATGACAACACAAACATAAGTTGGGCGGCTTCATTGAAAATGACCGTTTCGTCCAAAAAGCTGCTCCTAAGATTTTTATGTTGTATTTGCATGTGGTTCACTGCATTATTCAACTGCTACGCTTTGATAATCAACTCGGTATCGTTAAAAGGGAACAAGTATCTGAATTATGGGCTCACCGTACTATCTGGAATACCAGCTAGTTTTGCGATATTGTATTTGTTGACGAAATTCAGAAGAAAGAATCCGTTGGTATTTGCGTTTTTGATGACTGGCACTTGTTGTATGGCACATTCTTTAGTTCCAACAG ATTACGGCTGGCTATCCATCCTACTATATGTTTCTGGAACGTTTTTTTCATCGATATCCATGCGTATAGTTTACGTATACACGTCAGAATTGTTTCCTACCTATACAAGGAATACGATGCATGCTCTGTGTTCTGCTCTAGGAAGAGTATCAGCTATTATAGCTCCACAAACGCCTTTATTG ATGCAGTACTGGCCAGGTCTACCCTCCATGATAATGGGCATACTGTCCATACTAACAGCATGTGTTGTGACGTTACTGCCCGACACGTCGGATGAAGTATTGCCGGACAATGTCGGGCAGGCCGAGGCTGTTGGTAAGAAGGAGAAGCAAGATCTATGTCGTAAAATGGAGAAGAGAAGTTTTGATTTCTGttctaaattgtaa